Proteins found in one Enterococcus sp. 9D6_DIV0238 genomic segment:
- a CDS encoding FUSC family protein, protein MEVGRFRLGMRTLKTALAVMLCIILFKVFDRGAPMIAALAAVFSLRQDLTTSVTFGKSRILGNTLGGGLAIVYFLVKDLFANDFLVELLLLPILVIIVIVVSDGINNNSGIISAIATLLLISLSIPQGESFYFALDRVIDTFIGTFIGIGLNFFFKPKPIEETHEIEEDLAELEKKEAELKELRERVQARVEAENQNKK, encoded by the coding sequence ATGGAGGTTGGTCGTTTTCGCTTAGGTATGCGGACACTAAAAACTGCCCTCGCAGTAATGTTATGTATTATTTTATTTAAAGTATTTGATCGAGGCGCACCGATGATCGCTGCTTTGGCCGCTGTTTTTTCATTGCGGCAAGACCTGACCACCAGCGTGACTTTCGGTAAATCCAGAATTCTCGGTAACACGCTCGGCGGCGGATTGGCGATCGTTTATTTTTTAGTAAAAGATCTGTTTGCCAATGATTTCCTAGTCGAATTGCTGTTGCTTCCTATACTAGTCATTATCGTGATCGTTGTTTCTGACGGTATCAACAATAACTCTGGTATTATTTCTGCCATTGCAACGCTGTTGTTGATTTCCCTTAGTATTCCTCAAGGTGAATCTTTTTATTTCGCTTTAGATCGAGTCATTGATACGTTTATTGGTACATTCATCGGCATCGGCTTGAACTTTTTTTTCAAACCGAAACCAATTGAAGAAACACACGAGATCGAAGAAGATCTCGCTGAACTAGAAAAGAAAGAGGCTGAACTGAAGGAACTTAGGGAACGAGTTCAAGCACGAGTAGAAGCTGAGAATCAAAATAAAAAATAA
- a CDS encoding HD domain-containing protein: MTEKWREDQEYMSYVEDLLEKEEVQRLSNYTQHVHSTRLDHSISVSYNSYLLAKKWNGDARATARAGLLHDLFYYDWRTTKFDEGSHAYMHPRIAVKNAEKLTELSDLERDIIIKHMWGATIAPPKYKESYIVTMVDKYCAVKEASEPMTNAVKSKWRQYFGKKQPVQ; this comes from the coding sequence ATGACTGAAAAATGGCGTGAAGATCAAGAATATATGTCTTATGTAGAAGATTTATTGGAAAAAGAAGAAGTTCAGCGCTTAAGTAATTACACACAGCATGTTCATTCAACTCGTTTGGATCATTCGATCAGCGTTTCTTACAACAGCTACCTATTAGCGAAGAAATGGAACGGAGATGCAAGAGCAACCGCTCGTGCTGGTTTATTACATGATCTGTTTTATTACGATTGGCGGACGACAAAGTTTGATGAAGGCTCACATGCCTACATGCATCCTAGGATCGCTGTGAAAAATGCAGAGAAGCTGACAGAACTTTCAGATTTAGAACGCGATATCATCATCAAACATATGTGGGGAGCAACGATTGCGCCTCCTAAATACAAAGAAAGCTATATCGTTACGATGGTCGATAAATATTGTGCTGTGAAAGAAGCATCAGAACCAATGACCAATGCTGTAAAATCAAAATGGCGCCAATACTTCGGTAAAAAGCAGCCTGTACAATAA
- a CDS encoding flotillin family protein — MELGLLGPIVLVVFILLMMLIVFISKYQTAKPDEALIVSGSYLGSKNVHKDERGNKIKIVRGGGAFVLPVFQRSNRISLLSSKLDVSTPEVYTEQGVPVMCDGTSIIKIGSSVEEIATAAEQFLGKTREELENEAREVLEGHLRSILGSMTVEEIYQNRDKFSQSVQEVASVDLAKMGLIIVSFTIKEVRDKNGYLDSLGKPRIAQVKRDADIAEAEALKETRIKKAEAEKDSQQAELQRQTEIAEASKEKELKLATYKEAQDIAKAKADQAYNLETAKAQQEVVAQEMEIKVIERQKQIELEEKEIVRREKQYDSEVKKKADADRYAKEQEALAQKAREVAEAEAERFRVEALAEAEANQTRLAGQAEAESILARGAAEAEAKQKIADAFKEYGEAAVLSMVMEMLPQLMKEAAQPLGNIDKISVVDTGGGGENAGANRITNYATNLLAGTQETLKETTGLDVKELIENFSKKGTNSNVNFYSEESSTEEN; from the coding sequence ATGGAATTAGGATTATTGGGACCGATCGTTTTGGTTGTTTTCATCTTATTGATGATGTTGATCGTATTTATTTCAAAATACCAAACAGCCAAACCAGATGAAGCACTGATCGTCAGTGGGAGTTACTTAGGAAGTAAAAATGTTCATAAGGATGAACGAGGAAATAAAATCAAGATCGTCCGTGGGGGCGGTGCTTTTGTATTACCTGTTTTCCAGCGTTCAAATCGGATTAGTTTACTATCAAGTAAATTAGATGTATCGACACCAGAAGTTTATACAGAACAAGGGGTTCCGGTAATGTGTGACGGAACATCGATCATCAAAATCGGTTCTTCTGTGGAAGAAATCGCCACAGCCGCAGAACAATTTTTAGGTAAAACAAGAGAAGAGCTTGAAAATGAAGCACGTGAAGTCTTAGAAGGACATCTGCGTTCGATCTTAGGGTCAATGACCGTCGAAGAAATTTACCAAAACCGCGATAAGTTCAGCCAAAGTGTACAAGAAGTGGCAAGTGTGGATTTGGCAAAAATGGGACTGATCATCGTATCATTCACGATCAAAGAAGTTCGTGATAAAAATGGCTATCTTGATTCATTAGGGAAACCAAGAATCGCTCAAGTAAAACGTGATGCAGATATCGCTGAAGCAGAAGCATTGAAAGAAACAAGGATCAAAAAAGCCGAAGCTGAAAAAGATTCTCAACAAGCAGAGTTGCAACGCCAAACAGAAATTGCCGAAGCGTCAAAAGAAAAAGAATTAAAACTGGCAACTTACAAAGAAGCACAAGATATCGCGAAAGCCAAAGCCGATCAAGCTTATAACTTAGAAACAGCGAAAGCACAACAAGAAGTTGTGGCGCAAGAGATGGAAATCAAAGTCATCGAGCGTCAAAAACAAATCGAGTTGGAAGAAAAAGAAATCGTTCGTCGTGAGAAGCAATACGACTCAGAAGTGAAGAAAAAAGCAGATGCAGATCGTTATGCCAAAGAACAAGAAGCCTTAGCACAAAAAGCGCGTGAAGTGGCAGAAGCAGAAGCAGAGCGTTTCCGTGTAGAAGCTTTAGCAGAAGCAGAAGCCAATCAAACACGTCTTGCTGGTCAAGCCGAAGCGGAATCTATTTTAGCTCGTGGGGCTGCTGAAGCGGAAGCGAAGCAAAAAATTGCGGATGCATTCAAAGAATACGGCGAAGCTGCTGTATTAAGTATGGTTATGGAAATGCTGCCTCAATTAATGAAGGAAGCGGCACAACCTCTTGGCAACATCGATAAAATTTCTGTTGTCGATACAGGCGGCGGTGGAGAAAATGCCGGAGCTAACCGTATTACAAACTATGCAACGAATTTATTAGCAGGCACACAGGAAACTTTAAAAGAAACGACAGGGCTGGATGTCAAAGAATTGATCGAGAACTTTTCTAAAAAAGGGACGAACAGCAATGTAAACTTTTATAGTGAAGAGTCTTCAACTGAAGAAAATTAG
- a CDS encoding aromatic acid exporter family protein gives MKIGLRTIKTAVSATLSMIIAGSLGLLYPASAGIISVLSVTNTKKTSLLTGLYRLLSLALATGIAYVCFTLFGFNPVAFGIFLLLFIPSAVYFKLSDGIVVSSVLVTQYLVEKNLSWAFIGNEFLLMTIGVGFALLMNVYMPDAEKRLKEDQEVIEVMFRKILNNMAAYLNQHGKERNLFEKCDDLKAFIRTGEAWAKTHAENHLLSSNDYYLNYFTMRRMQSNSLKDMLRILEKITVEPEQVESIQQLLEYTADTFAETNDGQAILDRIAQVYEVYRKKELPKTREEFENRAQIFQLLQVFHSFIQIKAEFSRHQNEKAL, from the coding sequence ATGAAAATTGGCTTAAGAACCATCAAAACTGCTGTCAGTGCCACACTGTCGATGATCATTGCAGGTAGTTTAGGATTGCTTTATCCAGCATCTGCTGGGATTATTTCTGTCTTAAGTGTGACGAACACCAAAAAGACCTCATTATTGACAGGGCTTTATCGCCTATTGTCTTTAGCGTTGGCCACTGGGATCGCCTATGTCTGTTTTACTCTTTTTGGCTTTAACCCTGTTGCATTTGGTATTTTTTTACTTTTATTCATTCCCTCAGCAGTCTATTTCAAGCTTTCCGATGGAATCGTTGTGAGCTCAGTATTAGTCACTCAGTATTTAGTTGAAAAAAATCTGTCCTGGGCATTCATAGGCAACGAATTTTTATTGATGACGATCGGTGTAGGTTTCGCTTTGTTGATGAATGTCTACATGCCGGATGCTGAGAAACGTTTAAAAGAAGATCAGGAAGTCATCGAAGTCATGTTTCGTAAAATATTGAATAACATGGCGGCGTATTTGAATCAACACGGAAAAGAACGAAATCTTTTTGAAAAATGTGATGATCTAAAAGCATTTATTCGTACAGGTGAAGCTTGGGCAAAAACACATGCAGAAAATCATTTGTTATCATCGAATGATTACTATTTAAACTATTTTACGATGCGCAGGATGCAAAGCAACAGCTTGAAAGACATGTTACGAATCTTGGAGAAAATAACTGTTGAGCCGGAACAAGTTGAAAGCATTCAGCAGTTGTTGGAATATACAGCGGACACATTCGCAGAAACAAACGATGGACAAGCAATCCTTGATCGAATCGCTCAAGTTTATGAAGTGTATCGTAAAAAGGAATTACCGAAAACAAGGGAAGAATTTGAAAACCGAGCGCAGATTTTTCAATTACTTCAAGTTTTTCATTCCTTTATCCAAATCAAAGCAGAATTTTCCAGACATCAAAATGAAAAAGCGCTATAG
- a CDS encoding MATE family efflux transporter, translating into MKELTHGNPAKLIFFFTIPLLIGNIFQQFYNMADMIIVGQTLGKDALAAVGSTGSITFLIIGFAQGLTAGLSILTSQRFGGQDYRGVKKSFATGIMISGIVTIILTVLSLVFVHPMLVLMQTPKEIIADAQLFISIIFAGIFAAMAFNLLSNVIRALGDSRTPLLFLIIASIINVVLDLVLIINFHMGVAGAGIATVTAQVVSSLLCVIYIRWKIPNLQLRKKDFAFDKQDFRAHLNIALPMAFQSSIIAIGAIILQAALNSLGTDVVAAQAASGKIEQFATQPMMSFGIAMATFTAQNYGAKKYKRILQGATQCLVMSISFSLLAGGIVVLFGQNLVTLFVSAKETAVLDLSQIYFNVNGSMYWLLAILFILRYTLQGLGQSVVPTIAGIMELIMRSFAAIILTASLGFVGAALASPLAWAGSVIVLLASYIKAIKRLRKLEHAQHLEIN; encoded by the coding sequence TTGAAAGAATTAACACATGGCAACCCGGCAAAATTGATTTTCTTTTTTACGATTCCACTATTGATCGGTAATATCTTCCAGCAGTTTTATAATATGGCGGATATGATCATTGTAGGACAAACACTTGGAAAAGATGCTTTAGCTGCAGTTGGTTCTACTGGCAGCATAACTTTTTTGATCATCGGTTTTGCTCAAGGCTTAACTGCCGGCCTGTCTATTTTAACTTCTCAGCGTTTCGGCGGTCAAGATTACCGTGGCGTGAAAAAAAGTTTTGCGACCGGGATCATGATCAGCGGTATCGTGACGATCATTTTAACAGTATTGAGTTTAGTTTTTGTCCACCCGATGTTGGTGTTGATGCAAACCCCTAAAGAGATCATCGCTGATGCACAACTTTTTATTTCTATTATTTTTGCCGGAATTTTTGCTGCAATGGCCTTTAATCTTCTGTCAAATGTGATTCGTGCTCTCGGTGACAGTCGGACACCACTTTTATTTTTGATTATTGCCAGCATCATCAATGTTGTTTTAGACTTGGTTTTGATCATCAATTTTCATATGGGCGTTGCAGGAGCCGGGATTGCTACGGTCACTGCTCAAGTCGTTTCTAGTTTATTGTGTGTCATTTATATTCGCTGGAAAATTCCGAACCTTCAGTTACGAAAAAAAGATTTTGCTTTTGATAAACAGGATTTTCGTGCCCATTTGAATATTGCATTACCGATGGCTTTTCAATCTTCGATCATCGCTATTGGCGCAATCATTTTACAAGCTGCTTTGAATAGTTTAGGAACAGATGTAGTAGCCGCACAAGCAGCTTCTGGAAAGATCGAACAGTTTGCTACACAGCCGATGATGTCCTTTGGGATCGCTATGGCTACATTTACTGCTCAAAATTATGGTGCTAAAAAGTACAAACGTATCCTTCAAGGTGCGACACAATGCTTAGTGATGAGCATCAGTTTTAGTTTACTTGCAGGTGGGATCGTAGTTCTTTTCGGTCAAAATCTCGTGACACTTTTTGTCAGTGCAAAAGAAACGGCCGTTCTTGATTTATCCCAGATCTACTTTAATGTCAACGGAAGTATGTATTGGCTTTTGGCGATTCTTTTCATCCTTCGCTACACACTTCAGGGACTCGGGCAAAGCGTAGTGCCTACGATCGCTGGAATCATGGAGCTGATCATGCGTTCATTTGCAGCGATCATTTTGACAGCCTCTTTAGGCTTTGTCGGAGCAGCACTCGCATCTCCTCTAGCTTGGGCTGGATCGGTGATCGTACTGCTTGCATCTTATATCAAAGCAATCAAACGTTTAAGAAAGCTGGAACACGCTCAACATCTTGAAATCAATTAA
- a CDS encoding voltage-gated chloride channel family protein: protein MESELKMPIKISVHMAKWLVISALIGLIMGILSAFFLKSLDLVTTTRLNHTWLLFLLPLSGAVFAFLYKRYGGNAVRGNNLVIDQANGGAENIPLRLIPLTLFGTITTHLFGGSVGREGTAVQMGGTVANAVGRVFRLDKLEREIVIISGISAGFSSVFGTPLAGTVFGLEVLVIGRLRSDAIFPSFFAAFFANFVTESLGVTHTHYNMGQIPDWTPLVFIKVFAAGICFGLAGWLFSRSIVFIKKIYANWIENVALRNFIGGAVVVIVVLVLQTQRYLGLSLPLLKDAFNGESYWFDWIGKLFFTVLSLGAGYQGGEVTPLFEIGATLGSSLAVVLHLSIPFLAGLGFIGVFSGATNTPIACFIMGIELFGSDAAVFFFMICLVSYMCSGNAGIYSAQRIGVEKGVLFLPLWTNWQERRKK from the coding sequence ATGGAAAGTGAATTAAAAATGCCAATAAAAATAAGCGTTCATATGGCGAAATGGCTCGTGATCTCTGCGTTAATCGGACTAATAATGGGGATACTGTCTGCCTTTTTTTTGAAAAGTTTAGATCTAGTGACCACAACAAGATTGAATCATACGTGGCTATTGTTTCTATTGCCGTTGAGTGGAGCTGTGTTTGCCTTTTTATATAAGCGATATGGAGGGAATGCAGTCAGAGGAAATAATCTTGTGATCGATCAAGCAAATGGTGGAGCAGAAAATATTCCTCTACGGTTGATCCCGTTAACATTATTTGGAACGATCACGACTCATTTGTTCGGTGGCTCTGTTGGACGTGAAGGAACGGCTGTCCAAATGGGTGGAACAGTTGCCAATGCAGTTGGACGTGTGTTTCGTTTGGATAAATTAGAAAGAGAAATCGTTATTATCAGCGGGATCAGTGCTGGTTTTAGTTCAGTCTTCGGTACACCACTAGCTGGTACGGTTTTTGGCTTGGAAGTGTTGGTGATTGGCCGATTAAGATCAGACGCCATCTTTCCAAGTTTTTTTGCAGCATTTTTTGCAAATTTTGTAACAGAATCATTGGGCGTTACACATACACACTATAACATGGGGCAAATTCCAGACTGGACACCACTAGTATTCATAAAAGTTTTTGCAGCTGGTATTTGTTTTGGCTTAGCAGGCTGGCTGTTTAGCCGTTCCATCGTTTTTATCAAGAAGATTTATGCGAATTGGATCGAAAATGTTGCTTTGAGAAACTTTATTGGCGGGGCAGTTGTTGTTATTGTTGTTTTAGTTTTACAAACACAACGTTATCTTGGCTTGAGTTTACCGTTATTAAAAGATGCGTTCAATGGAGAAAGCTATTGGTTTGATTGGATAGGGAAGCTTTTCTTCACTGTGCTGTCATTGGGAGCTGGATATCAAGGTGGAGAAGTGACGCCGCTATTTGAAATTGGTGCAACGTTAGGCAGCAGCTTGGCTGTGGTCCTCCATTTATCTATTCCGTTTTTAGCTGGACTGGGCTTCATTGGGGTCTTTTCAGGAGCGACCAATACTCCTATTGCTTGTTTTATTATGGGGATCGAACTTTTTGGCAGTGACGCTGCTGTTTTCTTTTTCATGATTTGTCTAGTGAGCTACATGTGTTCTGGAAATGCTGGAATTTATTCTGCACAGCGAATTGGTGTTGAAAAAGGAGTGTTGTTTTTACCATTATGGACAAACTGGCAAGAACGGCGGAAAAAGTGA
- a CDS encoding UPF0223 family protein: MKDYQYPLDLDWTTDEMVIVTNMWSAVEQANETGMETAEFLQTYQRFKTVVKSIGEEKRLGNEFQKVSGYSLYRTVQQAKRQQTGRLKLGAD; encoded by the coding sequence ATGAAAGATTATCAATACCCTTTAGATTTGGACTGGACCACAGATGAGATGGTCATCGTGACGAATATGTGGTCAGCAGTGGAACAGGCAAACGAAACTGGGATGGAGACAGCAGAGTTTTTACAAACCTATCAACGTTTCAAAACTGTTGTCAAAAGCATTGGCGAAGAAAAACGCTTAGGGAATGAATTTCAAAAAGTCTCAGGATATTCATTATATAGAACGGTTCAGCAAGCGAAAAGACAGCAGACAGGCAGATTGAAACTAGGAGCTGATTAA
- a CDS encoding inositol monophosphatase family protein has product MTEKMITEIKGWMQEAAVFIKTSLSTEMAVSQKSGRTDLVTNVDEETQALLIKKIKEQYPADKILAEEKGYSTIDSLAGRVWIIDPIDGTMNFVMEQENFCIMIAVFEDGIGKLGFIYDVMKDELCWGGKGIGVFLGEQKLIQPQNLGLSAGLLGMNAYMFGEDIHCAREIGHASMGVRVSGCAGIELIAMLKGNHIGYVSNLSPWDYAAGLVLLEEFNFLYSTIEGEDLSFSGREYFLAATPKAYNEIRTKFLDK; this is encoded by the coding sequence ATGACAGAAAAAATGATTACTGAAATCAAAGGATGGATGCAAGAAGCCGCTGTGTTTATCAAAACTAGTTTATCAACTGAGATGGCTGTTTCGCAAAAATCAGGGCGGACAGATTTAGTGACGAATGTTGACGAGGAGACTCAGGCATTGCTGATCAAGAAAATCAAAGAACAGTATCCAGCTGATAAGATTTTGGCAGAAGAAAAAGGCTACAGCACAATCGACTCTCTAGCAGGCCGCGTCTGGATCATCGATCCAATCGACGGTACGATGAATTTTGTGATGGAGCAGGAAAACTTTTGCATCATGATCGCTGTTTTTGAAGATGGGATCGGAAAACTAGGGTTTATTTATGATGTGATGAAAGATGAGTTATGCTGGGGCGGAAAAGGGATCGGTGTGTTCCTGGGAGAACAAAAGCTGATACAGCCGCAAAATTTAGGACTATCAGCTGGCTTACTTGGGATGAATGCCTACATGTTTGGTGAAGATATCCACTGTGCTAGAGAAATCGGCCATGCTTCGATGGGTGTACGTGTGAGTGGTTGTGCAGGTATCGAGTTGATCGCCATGTTAAAAGGCAATCATATTGGTTATGTCTCTAATTTGAGCCCTTGGGATTATGCAGCTGGATTGGTCTTACTAGAGGAATTCAATTTTCTTTACTCTACTATAGAAGGAGAAGACTTATCGTTTTCTGGTCGCGAGTACTTTTTAGCAGCAACTCCAAAGGCATATAATGAAATTAGAACAAAGTTTTTAGATAAGTAA
- a CDS encoding ABC transporter permease, whose amino-acid sequence MKKTALLKTSFREIRQSKTRFISIMGIIFLGVMVFVGLKATGPDMTRTASNYYQKQKLPDARIVSTLGLVDQDIKQIQKDKNIEEILPRYTKDIVITEKNSAVKFISYDLTSEQKLSEYAVVTGRMPKKSGEVALDELASLYGRYKIGDTLTLSKEDNQDNALKKNQFKVVGFVRSPEYIENTSRGNTTVGKGSLDFFAVVPKEDMDLATYTELLVSFQGLADKDSYSTEYEEQRDQLVEAVEKVMKDRPEQRVEEIRTESKKSLEKAQKEITDGEKALQNAEEQLQASKQDLEVGKNDLAVARESYVQKISAAENELAANQAAITNGENELANQSSLLETKKNELAQAQAKVIEGQNTLPSLQQQRSELAATSESLNQLANGYQSLGSSVALLDRVPDEALAQSVAEAAPQLQGAVAALGSPAGISAAVGQLIAQPVRENIAGVMGAINSSSAELTAQQGQVSQGLQTLDQTIATINQGIAQYTDGQQQIAAGEAQLAQAQAELSAGKEQLAAGRAQLEQAKVEGQAQLDEAQAKLDDGQKAYEEGAAELEKKKKETLPRLADAKKELAEKQKELNELKAADYYYFTRADNPGYSEYKDNADRISSLSTVFPIFFFLIAALVSLTTMTRMVEEKRMEIGSMKALGYRNGEIAFKFLVYASIASLCGAILGLVVGYYLFPTIIFDAYGQLYNIPDFITPWYFSYSLIGVLVAVLCTAGAAMVVLRIDLFSTSATLLRPKAPKAGQRIFLERLKPIWNRLSFIQKVTARNLFRYKQRMLMTVLGIAGCMALIITGFGLKDSISDIVNVQFNKIWHYQAVVTFKEDATANESKEYQRSIEKTENLKETMPLHVETLKTTKKTNAKQDVSVYVPKNPATIDQFILFNKRQTGEKYQLTNAGVIINEKLANLFNYKVGDTLVLKNNDNQEFQLKIAAIAENYTGHFAYITPEYYEKIFKKAPQYNTEFLLFDKKLDEKTEASVGKTLMENKKVLNVSFLSVSSDALDDTIHSLNIVVWVLITVSGILAFIVLYNLTNINISERIRELSTIKVLGFYDNEVTMYVYRENIILTLIGIVIGCFFGKVVHGYVLTTVEVDMLMFSPTIHWISYFYSAVITMFFTLLVMVFMHRKLKKVNMIEALKSNE is encoded by the coding sequence GTGAAAAAGACAGCGCTACTTAAAACAAGTTTTCGGGAAATCAGGCAATCAAAAACACGCTTTATCTCGATCATGGGCATCATCTTTCTAGGTGTGATGGTATTTGTCGGGCTAAAAGCTACCGGTCCTGACATGACTAGAACAGCATCAAATTACTATCAAAAACAAAAATTACCGGATGCCCGTATCGTTTCGACTTTAGGTTTGGTCGATCAAGATATCAAGCAAATCCAAAAGGATAAAAATATTGAAGAAATTCTTCCGAGATATACAAAAGATATCGTCATCACAGAGAAAAATAGTGCAGTCAAATTTATTAGTTACGATTTGACTAGTGAGCAAAAGCTTTCAGAATATGCTGTGGTGACTGGCCGCATGCCGAAGAAAAGCGGTGAGGTCGCTTTAGATGAGTTAGCTAGTCTATACGGCCGCTATAAAATCGGTGATACACTTACTCTTTCAAAAGAAGATAATCAAGACAATGCCTTAAAGAAAAATCAATTTAAAGTGGTTGGCTTTGTCCGTTCACCAGAATATATTGAAAATACTTCAAGAGGAAATACAACAGTTGGTAAAGGTTCTTTAGATTTTTTTGCTGTAGTACCAAAAGAGGATATGGATCTAGCGACATATACGGAATTGCTCGTTTCTTTTCAAGGATTAGCAGATAAAGACAGCTACTCAACTGAATATGAAGAGCAAAGAGATCAATTAGTCGAAGCTGTAGAGAAAGTCATGAAAGACAGACCTGAGCAGCGAGTGGAAGAAATTCGTACAGAATCAAAAAAATCCCTTGAAAAAGCACAAAAAGAAATTACTGATGGGGAAAAAGCCTTGCAAAATGCTGAAGAGCAATTGCAGGCAAGTAAACAGGATCTTGAAGTAGGGAAAAATGATTTGGCTGTGGCTAGAGAATCTTATGTACAGAAAATCTCAGCTGCAGAAAATGAGTTAGCAGCAAATCAAGCAGCGATCACAAATGGTGAAAATGAACTTGCGAATCAAAGCAGCCTATTAGAGACTAAGAAAAATGAATTAGCGCAAGCACAAGCTAAGGTCATAGAAGGACAAAATACTTTGCCGAGTTTGCAGCAGCAGCGCAGTGAGCTTGCTGCGACTAGCGAATCGCTGAATCAATTAGCGAATGGCTATCAAAGCTTGGGTTCTTCTGTTGCTTTATTGGATAGAGTGCCGGATGAAGCATTAGCACAAAGCGTGGCAGAGGCAGCACCGCAATTACAAGGAGCTGTTGCTGCATTAGGATCACCAGCTGGAATTTCAGCTGCCGTTGGTCAATTGATCGCTCAACCTGTTAGAGAAAATATTGCAGGTGTAATGGGCGCGATCAATAGTTCTTCAGCTGAGTTGACTGCACAACAAGGACAAGTATCCCAAGGCTTGCAGACGTTGGATCAAACGATTGCTACAATCAACCAAGGAATTGCTCAATACACTGACGGGCAACAGCAGATAGCTGCAGGAGAAGCTCAATTGGCTCAGGCTCAAGCTGAGCTTTCGGCTGGAAAAGAACAATTAGCAGCTGGACGTGCGCAACTAGAACAAGCCAAAGTTGAAGGGCAAGCTCAGCTGGACGAAGCGCAGGCTAAGCTTGATGACGGACAAAAGGCGTATGAAGAAGGTGCCGCTGAATTAGAGAAGAAGAAAAAGGAAACCTTACCTAGATTAGCGGATGCTAAAAAAGAATTGGCAGAGAAGCAAAAAGAACTAAATGAATTGAAGGCTGCTGACTATTATTATTTTACAAGAGCGGATAATCCTGGTTATTCTGAATATAAAGACAATGCTGACCGAATCTCTTCGTTGTCGACTGTTTTCCCGATCTTTTTTTTCTTGATTGCGGCTTTAGTTAGTTTGACGACTATGACACGAATGGTTGAAGAAAAACGAATGGAAATCGGCAGTATGAAAGCATTAGGCTATCGAAATGGTGAAATAGCCTTTAAATTTCTAGTTTATGCATCCATAGCTAGTTTATGCGGCGCTATTTTAGGTTTGGTTGTAGGATACTATTTATTCCCGACGATCATTTTTGATGCGTATGGTCAACTGTATAACATTCCTGATTTTATCACACCGTGGTATTTCAGTTACAGCTTGATAGGAGTATTGGTTGCTGTTTTATGTACAGCTGGAGCTGCGATGGTTGTGTTGCGTATCGATTTGTTTAGTACATCAGCGACATTACTACGTCCCAAAGCACCAAAAGCAGGACAAAGAATTTTTCTGGAACGCTTAAAACCGATTTGGAACCGTCTGAGCTTTATTCAAAAAGTAACGGCTCGTAATTTGTTCCGTTACAAACAAAGAATGCTGATGACTGTTTTAGGGATCGCAGGCTGTATGGCTTTGATCATCACAGGATTTGGCTTGAAAGATTCTATTTCTGATATCGTAAATGTCCAATTTAATAAAATTTGGCATTATCAAGCAGTGGTGACCTTCAAGGAGGACGCAACAGCAAATGAATCGAAGGAATATCAACGTTCAATTGAAAAGACAGAGAATTTGAAAGAAACAATGCCATTACATGTGGAAACGCTAAAAACCACAAAGAAAACAAATGCGAAACAAGATGTCTCTGTATATGTACCTAAAAATCCGGCAACTATCGATCAATTTATTTTATTCAACAAACGACAGACAGGGGAAAAATATCAGCTAACGAACGCAGGCGTGATCATCAATGAGAAACTTGCAAATCTTTTCAACTATAAAGTTGGCGATACACTCGTTCTGAAAAATAATGACAATCAGGAGTTTCAATTGAAAATTGCTGCTATTGCCGAAAATTATACTGGGCACTTTGCCTATATTACACCGGAATATTATGAGAAAATTTTCAAAAAGGCTCCTCAATATAATACAGAGTTTCTCCTTTTTGACAAAAAGCTGGACGAAAAAACGGAGGCCTCTGTCGGAAAAACATTGATGGAAAACAAAAAGGTATTGAATGTTTCGTTCCTTTCTGTTTCTAGTGATGCACTAGATGATACGATCCACAGCTTGAACATCGTCGTCTGGGTCTTGATCACCGTTTCCGGGATACTGGCATTTATCGTTTTATACAATTTAACGAATATCAATATTTCAGAGCGGATCAGAGAATTATCGACGATCAAGGTGCTAGGTTTTTATGATAATGAAGTAACGATGTATGTTTACCGTGAAAATATCATTTTGACATTGATCGGTATCGTGATCGGCTGCTTCTTCGGAAAAGTCGTTCATGGCTATGTTTTAACAACGGTTGAAGTAGATATGCTGATGTTCTCGCCAACGATTCATTGGATCAGTTATTTTTATTCAGCTGTGATCACGATGTTCTTCACGTTGTTAGTAATGGTCTTCATGCATAGAAAACTCAAGAAAGTGAATATGATCGAAGCGTTGAAATCAAATGAATAA